In Oscillospiraceae bacterium, a genomic segment contains:
- the murB gene encoding UDP-N-acetylmuramate dehydrogenase, with product MLDRQDILDVCPDMTVLVDEPMRRHTSFAIGGPTDLMAMPSSPAALAALLALARRRETPVLLMGKGTNLLVSDRGVRGLVIKTHSGLAGLRRGGECEIVAGCGVLLSALASAAARWGLSGLAFAHGIPGTVGGAVYMNAGAYDGEMSRVVRRTSYVDTVGQFGVLTGPAHAFSYRHSFFTDHGGSFALEITLTLTSGDSDAIRAETEALDARRRAAQPLDLPSAGSVFKRPLGGHAAPLIEACGLKGAHVGGAAVSDKHAGFIVNSGGATCEDVRRLIEQIQERVRAETGVQLEPEIGLVGDFGAGAPREGGNV from the coding sequence TTGCTTGATCGTCAGGACATCCTCGATGTGTGCCCCGACATGACGGTGCTGGTCGATGAACCGATGCGCCGCCACACCTCCTTTGCGATCGGCGGTCCGACCGATCTGATGGCGATGCCGAGCAGCCCGGCGGCGCTGGCCGCGCTGCTTGCGCTGGCCCGGCGGCGGGAGACGCCGGTGCTGCTCATGGGCAAGGGCACCAACCTGCTGGTGAGCGACCGGGGCGTGCGCGGCCTCGTCATCAAGACGCACAGCGGCCTGGCCGGCCTCAGGCGCGGCGGCGAGTGCGAGATCGTCGCCGGCTGCGGCGTGCTGCTCTCCGCGCTGGCCTCGGCGGCGGCGCGGTGGGGACTCTCCGGCCTGGCCTTTGCCCACGGCATTCCCGGCACGGTGGGCGGCGCCGTCTATATGAACGCCGGCGCCTACGACGGTGAGATGAGCCGCGTGGTGCGGCGCACTTCATATGTGGACACGGTGGGCCAGTTTGGCGTGCTGACCGGACCCGCACATGCATTTTCTTACCGCCACAGCTTCTTCACCGACCACGGCGGGTCCTTTGCCCTGGAGATCACGCTGACGCTGACCTCCGGGGACTCGGATGCGATCCGCGCGGAGACCGAGGCGCTGGACGCGCGCCGCCGCGCCGCCCAACCGCTGGACTTGCCCAGCGCGGGCAGCGTATTCAAACGACCGCTGGGCGGGCACGCCGCGCCCCTGATCGAGGCCTGCGGCTTGAAGGGCGCCCATGTCGGCGGGGCGGCGGTGTCGGACAAACACGCCGGGTTCATCGTCAACAGCGGCGGGGCCACCTGCGAAGATGTGCGCCGGCTGATCGAACAGATTCAAGAACGGGTGCGCGCCGAGACAGGCGTGCAGCTGGAGCCGGAGATCGGCCTGGTGGGCGACTTCGGCGCCGGGGCGCCGCGCGAGGGGGGAAACGTGTGA
- a CDS encoding HEPN domain-containing protein, giving the protein MDGLEKFEYWFDIAKYDLTVAESMLRDGHWLYVVFMCQQAVEKLVKGLYSFYLPDAPPHLHNIKAIVKKFEHCLPQAVPIDTIDFFDTLTAYYLNNRYPDYVSKLSSQISEQEASDTLRTTKEVFIWLLTLKP; this is encoded by the coding sequence ATGGACGGCCTAGAAAAATTTGAGTATTGGTTTGACATAGCCAAATATGATCTCACTGTTGCCGAAAGCATGCTGAGGGATGGACATTGGCTTTATGTGGTATTTATGTGCCAGCAAGCTGTTGAAAAACTGGTGAAAGGTCTATATTCCTTTTACCTGCCAGATGCGCCGCCGCATTTGCACAACATCAAGGCAATTGTCAAAAAGTTTGAACATTGTTTGCCGCAGGCGGTGCCTATAGATACAATAGATTTTTTTGACACACTAACAGCATATTATCTGAACAATCGCTACCCAGATTATGTGAGCAAGCTGAGTTCGCAAATCAGCGAGCAGGAAGCGAGTGATACGTTGAGAACGACAAAGGAGGTATTCATATGGTTGCTGACATTGAAACCATAA
- the rapZ gene encoding RNase adapter RapZ, with the protein MKFLVVSGLSGAGKSQVATLLEDMGYFCVDNMPVQLIPRFAELCMASEGKYDRVALVTDVRSNRSFDELFRALGELSELAYGYQILFVEASPEVIMQRYKATRRRHPLAVDGQPMEDTVAHEYHMLEPVRSQADYIVNTSVMTTNQLRDHLRDLFSDGPQARVMVVMIGSFGFKYGVPRDSDLVFDVRFLPNPFHVYELRPLTGNDEDVFSYVNRFPETQEFFSLLKGLVTFLLPQYIEEGKTSLVISIGCTGGRHRSVTVARMLYEYVGEIGYRAMLTHRDIARG; encoded by the coding sequence ATGAAATTTCTCGTTGTGTCGGGATTGTCGGGAGCCGGCAAGAGCCAGGTGGCCACGCTGCTTGAGGACATGGGCTACTTCTGCGTGGACAACATGCCGGTGCAGCTTATCCCGCGGTTTGCCGAACTGTGCATGGCCTCCGAGGGCAAGTACGACCGCGTGGCACTGGTGACGGACGTGCGCTCCAACCGCTCCTTCGACGAGCTGTTCCGAGCCCTTGGAGAACTGTCGGAGCTGGCGTACGGGTATCAGATCCTCTTTGTAGAGGCCTCCCCCGAGGTCATCATGCAACGCTACAAGGCCACCCGCCGCCGCCACCCGCTGGCCGTGGATGGGCAGCCGATGGAAGACACCGTCGCGCACGAGTATCACATGCTGGAGCCCGTACGCAGCCAGGCGGACTACATTGTGAACACCTCCGTCATGACAACCAACCAACTCCGCGACCACCTGCGCGATCTGTTCTCCGACGGCCCGCAGGCCCGGGTTATGGTGGTCATGATCGGTTCGTTTGGCTTCAAATATGGGGTCCCACGCGACTCGGACCTCGTGTTCGACGTACGTTTTCTGCCCAACCCCTTCCACGTATATGAGCTCCGCCCGCTCACCGGCAACGACGAGGATGTCTTCTCTTACGTGAACCGCTTTCCGGAGACGCAGGAGTTTTTTTCGCTGCTCAAGGGGCTTGTCACCTTTTTGCTGCCCCAGTATATAGAGGAGGGCAAGACCTCCCTGGTCATCTCCATCGGCTGCACAGGCGGCCGCCACCGCTCGGTGACTGTCGCCCGGATGCTGTACGAGTATGTCGGGGAGATCGGCTACCGCGCCATGCTGACCCATCGGGACATCGCCAGGGGGTGA
- a CDS encoding nucleotidyltransferase domain-containing protein — translation MVADIETINDKARAYAAQVRQVLPVQKAYLFGSYAKGTATRQSDVDVCFFLDNFGGKRRVEIIKELLKLTEGYGDVGFEPLALPASELRNGNPFALEITNTGIEI, via the coding sequence ATGGTTGCTGACATTGAAACCATAAATGATAAAGCAAGAGCTTACGCCGCTCAGGTGCGGCAGGTACTGCCGGTTCAAAAGGCGTATTTGTTCGGTTCTTATGCCAAAGGGACTGCCACTAGGCAAAGTGACGTTGACGTTTGTTTTTTCCTTGACAACTTCGGCGGGAAAAGGCGGGTGGAAATTATCAAAGAGCTGTTGAAATTAACGGAGGGATATGGCGATGTCGGATTTGAACCGCTGGCGTTGCCCGCTTCTGAACTGCGCAACGGCAATCCCTTTGCGTTGGAGATCACAAATACCGGGATTGAAATCTGA
- the whiA gene encoding DNA-binding protein WhiA, protein MSFSSEVKRELCRLPADRPCCVKAEIYGALLFGHTFRAQEMRIVTESLPVAGRLASLCRAAFGFDFDRRPADGPPAGKATLLLSDRTKLSSARESFGYGSADAAALHLNNAVLEDECCTRGFVRGAFLTGGSMMRPDRKYHLELATPHGPLSREVLALLRALDFTPRITLRAGHHVIYLKASEQIEDFLTAIGAPRAALTLMETKVEKDLRNRVNRKVNCETANLGKTVAASMEQIDAIERLRVSPLWETLPTPLRETAELRLRYPDQPLTELCARFDPPLGRSGLNHRLRKLTSLARETERGGVLEERTP, encoded by the coding sequence GTGTCGTTCTCTTCAGAGGTAAAACGGGAGTTATGCCGCCTGCCGGCGGACAGGCCCTGCTGCGTCAAGGCGGAGATCTACGGCGCGCTGTTATTCGGCCACACGTTCAGGGCACAGGAGATGCGGATCGTCACCGAGAGCCTGCCCGTGGCCGGGCGGCTGGCGTCGCTCTGCCGCGCCGCTTTTGGGTTTGATTTCGACCGGCGCCCCGCCGACGGGCCGCCGGCCGGCAAGGCGACGCTGCTGCTCTCGGACCGGACCAAACTCTCCTCGGCGCGCGAGAGCTTCGGTTATGGCTCCGCCGACGCGGCCGCGTTGCACCTGAACAACGCGGTACTGGAGGACGAGTGCTGCACGCGCGGCTTCGTGCGCGGGGCCTTTCTCACCGGCGGCTCGATGATGCGGCCGGACCGAAAATATCATCTGGAACTCGCCACCCCCCACGGGCCGCTCAGCCGAGAGGTTTTGGCGCTTCTGCGCGCCCTAGACTTCACGCCCCGCATCACGCTGCGCGCCGGCCATCACGTGATCTACCTGAAGGCCAGCGAGCAGATCGAGGACTTTTTGACAGCCATCGGCGCGCCGCGCGCCGCGCTCACACTGATGGAGACCAAAGTGGAGAAGGACCTGCGCAACCGGGTAAACCGAAAAGTCAACTGCGAGACGGCAAACCTCGGCAAGACCGTCGCGGCCTCGATGGAGCAGATCGACGCCATCGAGCGCCTGCGCGTCAGCCCGCTGTGGGAGACCCTGCCCACGCCCCTGCGCGAGACCGCCGAACTGCGTCTGCGCTACCCGGACCAGCCCCTGACCGAACTCTGCGCGCGCTTTGACCCCCCGCTCGGACGCTCCGGCCTCAACCACCGGCTGCGGAAATTGACGTCGCTGGCCCGGGAGACGGAACGCGGCGGCGTTTTAGAGGAGAGAACTCCGTGA